From the Panthera leo isolate Ple1 chromosome C1, P.leo_Ple1_pat1.1, whole genome shotgun sequence genome, one window contains:
- the GAD1 gene encoding glutamate decarboxylase 1 isoform X3, translating into MASSTPSSSATSSNAGADPNTTNLRPTTYDTWCGVAHGCTRKLGLKICGFLQRTNSLEEKSRLVSAFKERQSSKNLLSCENSDRDGRFRRTETDFSNLFARDLLPAKNGEEQTVQFLLEVVDILLNYVRKTFDRSTKVLDFHHPHQLLEGMEGFNLELSDHPESLEQILVDCRDTLKYGVRTGHPRFFNQLSTGLDIIGLAGEWLTSTANTNMPSDMRECWLLR; encoded by the exons ATGGCGTCTTCGACCCCTTCTTCGTCCGCAACCTCCTCGAATGCGGGAGCGGACCCCAATACTACCAACCTGCGCCCCACAA CATATGACACCTGGTGCGGCGTGGCCCATGGATGCACCAGAAAACTGGGGCTCAAGATCTGCG GCTTCCTGCAAAGGACCAACAGCCTGGAAGAGAAGAGCCGGCTTGTGAGCGCCTTCAAGGAGAGGCAGTCCTCCAAAAACCTGCTTTCCTGTGAAAACAGCGACAGGGATGGACGCTTCCGGCGCACGGAGACGGACTTCTCCAACCTGTTTGCTCGAG ATCTGCTTCCGGCTAAGAACGGGGAAGAGCAAACTGTGCAGTTCCTACTGGAGGTGGTAGACATACTCCTCAACTATGTCCGCAAGACATTTGATCGCTCCACCAAGGTGCTGGACTTCCATCACCCGCACCAGCTGCTGGAAGGCATGGAGGGCTTCAACTTGGAGCTCTCTGACCACCCTGAGTCCCTGGAACAGATCTTGGTTGACTGCAGAGACACCCTGAAGTATGGGGTTCGTACAG GTCACCCTCGATTTTTCAACCAGCTCTCCACTGGACTGGATATCATTGGTTTAGCTGGCGAATGGCTGACATCAACTGCCAATACCAATAT GCCATCAGACATGAGGGAGTGTTGGTTGCTACGGTGA